One part of the Arabidopsis thaliana chromosome 1 sequence genome encodes these proteins:
- the ZCF125 gene encoding P-loop containing nucleoside triphosphate hydrolases superfamily protein (ZCF125; FUNCTIONS IN: microtubule motor activity, ATP binding; INVOLVED IN: microtubule-based movement; EXPRESSED IN: 17 plant structures; EXPRESSED DURING: 9 growth stages; CONTAINS InterPro DOMAIN/s: Kinesin, motor region, conserved site (InterPro:IPR019821), Kinesin, motor domain (InterPro:IPR001752); BEST Arabidopsis thaliana protein match is: P-loop containing nucleoside triphosphate hydrolases superfamily protein (TAIR:AT3G10180.1); Has 20223 Blast hits to 16590 proteins in 689 species: Archae - 116; Bacteria - 932; Metazoa - 8945; Fungi - 2208; Plants - 2269; Viruses - 20; Other Eukaryotes - 5733 (source: NCBI BLink).) — MEKICVAVRVRPPAPENGASLWKVEDNRISLHKSLDTPITTASHAFDHVFDESSTNASVYELLTKDIIHAAVEGFNGTAFAYGQTSSGKTFTMTGSETDPGIIRRSVRDVFERIHMISDREFLIRVSYMEIYNEEINDLLAVENQRLQIHEHLERGVFVAGLKEEIVSDAEQILKLIDSGEVNRHFGETNMNVHSSRSHTIFRMVIESRGKDNSSSDAIRVSVLNLVDLAGSERIAKTGAGGVRLQEGKYINKSLMILGNVINKLSDSTKLRAHIPYRDSKLTRILQPALGGNAKTCIICTIAPEEHHIEESKGTLQFASRAKRITNCAQVNEILTDAALLKRQKLEIEELRMKLQGSHAEVLEQEILNLSNQMLKYELECERLKTQLEEEKRKQKEQENCIKEQQMKIENLNNFVTNSDFKRNQSEDFIISRKTPDGLCNVNDTSDVPGTPCFKSASRSFVVARSNNYSGLSDFSPMVHSLGDVADEDTWMKLNKGFVADLDQIQFTPAVKCQPTPLSIATTECPRENHSEVEDLKSRIQLLTNENDSLQVKFNEQVLLSNNLMQEMSELKQETLTVKEIPNRLSESVANCKDVYKDVIVTMKSLITDKESPTANLLLGTTEITTSLLATLETQFSMIMDGQKTGSSIDHPLSDHWETLRVNLKNTTTLLLSDAQAKDEFLNSHNKGQETAALEEKKLKSELIIIKERYNELEKELCLDKQLLEASRESHEKLIKEVQFLKEERDSLDRKISQSTQRLRVIASDKENALKDLNVEVKRRKDMEEEIKHISIAFATRHKSFVSFHSEIKSKMQKLTTQNSKAP, encoded by the exons ATGGAAAAGATCTGTGTCGCAGTCAGGGTAAGACCGCCGGCGCCGGAAAACGGAGCTTCACTCTGGAAAGTCGAAGATAATCGGATCTCTCTTCATAAATCACTCGACACTCCAATCACAACCGCTTCTCACGCTTTTG aTCATGTGTTCGACGAAAGTTCTACGAATGCTAGTGTCTACGAGCTTCTTACTAAGGATATCATACATGCCGCTGTTGAGGGTTTTAATG GTACTGCATTTGCTTATGGGCAAACTAGTAGTGGGAAGACGTTTACGATGACGGGCTCTGAAACTGATCCTGGAATTATTCGAAGATCTGTTCGAGATGTGTTTGAAAGAATACATATG atATCTGATCGTGAGTTTCTCATCCGGGTTTCGTACATGGAAATTTACAACGAAGAAATTAATGATCTTTTAGCTGTTGAGAACCAGAGACTGCAAATTCATGAGCATTTGGAG CGTGGAGTGTTTGTTGCTGGTCTTAAGGAAGAAATTGTTAGTGATGCTGAACAGATTCTAAAGCTTATAGATTCTGGAGAAG TTAATAGGCACTTTGGCGAGACAAACATGAATGTTCATAGTAGCAGGTCTCACACCATATTCAGAATG GTGATTGAGAGCAGGGGAAAAGATAATAGTTCTTCAGATGCTATTCGTGTCTCAGTCTTG AATTTGGTCGATTTAGCTGGATCTGAGCGAATTGCTAAAACTGGTGCTGGTGGTGTACGCTTGCAAGAAGGGAAGTACATTAATAAGAGCTTAATGATTCTTGGTAATGTCATCAATAAATTAAGTGACAGTACAAAGCTAAG gGCACATATTCCGTACCGAGATAGTAAGCTGACTCGAATTCTTCAGCCTGCACTTGGTGGTAATGCAAAGACCTGCATTATATGCACTATCGCACCAGAAGAG CATCATATTGAGGAATCAAAAGGAACTCTCCAATTTGCAAGCAGAGCAAAGCGCATCACCAACTGTGCTCAAGTGAATGAG ATCTTGACTGATGCCGCTTTATTGAAGCGCCAAAAGTTGGAGATAGAAGAGCTACGCATGAAGCTTCAG GGATCTCATGCGGAAGTGTTGGAACAAGAGATCTTAAATTTAAGCAATCAGATGCTGAAG TATGAGTTGGAATGTGAAAGGCTAAAAACACAactggaagaagagaaaaggaagCAGAAGGAGCAGGAAAATTGCATCAAGGAGCAACAGATGAAAATTGAGAACCTTAACAATTTTGTCACTAATTCTGACTTCAAGAGGAACCAGTCAGAG GACTTTATCATTTCAAGAAAGACTCCAGATGGGCTATGCAATGTCAATGACACTAGCGATGTTCCTGGAACCCCTTGCTTTAAATCAGCTTCCCGTTCCTTTGTGGTTGCTCGGTCAAATAATTATTCAGGACTATCTGATTTTAGTCCGATGGTTCATTCCCTGGGGGACGTGGCCGATGAAGATACTTGGATGAAACTAAACAAGGGTTTTGTTGCAGACCTTGATCAAATCCAATTTACACCTGCTGTTAAATGTCAACCCACTCCTTTAAGTATTGCAACCACG GAGTGCCCGCGTGAAAATCACTCAGAGGTGGAAGATCTCAAAAGTCGGATTCAGTTGCTGACCAATGAGAATGACAGTCTTCAG GTAAAATTTAATGAACAAGTACTCCTGAGCAACAATCTGATGCAAGAGATGTCTGAGCTCAAACAAGAAACGCTTACTGTGAAAGAAATTCCGAATAGGTTATCTGAGTCAGTTGCTAATTGCAAAGATGTCTACAAGGATGTCATAGTCACTATGAAG AGCTTAATCACTGACAAGGAATCTCCAACGGCAAACCTGCTCCTGGGTACAACTGAAATCACAACGAGCCTACTGGCAACTCTAGAAACACAATTCTCAATGATAATGGATGGTCAGAAAACGGGTAGTAGCATAGATCATCCTTTATCTGACCATTGGGAAACACTTCGTGTGAATCTGAAGAACACAACGACGTTGTTGCTGTCAGACGCACAAGCAAAAGATGAATTTTTGAACTCCCACAACAAG GGACAAGAAACAGCTGctttggaggagaagaaactgaaGTCTGagctcatcatcatcaaggaAAGATACAACGAGCTCGAGAAAGAGTTGTGTTTGGATAAACAGCTTCTAGAAGCTTCAAGAGAAAGTCATGAGAAGCTGATAAAAGAGGTACAGTTCCTgaaggaagaaagagattCTTTAGATAGAAAAATCTCTCAATCAACTCAGAGATTGAGAGTGATTGCAAGTGATAAAGAGAATGCTTTGAAAGATCTTAATGTGGAAGTGAAGAGGAGGAAAGATATGGAGGAAGAGATTAAGCACATCAGCATTGCTTTCGCTACCAGGCACAAATCTTTTGTGTCTTTTCACAGTGAAATCAAGTCCAAAATGCAGAAACTAACcactcaaaactcaaaagctcCTTAG
- the ZCF125 gene encoding P-loop containing nucleoside triphosphate hydrolases superfamily protein (ZCF125; FUNCTIONS IN: microtubule motor activity, ATP binding; INVOLVED IN: microtubule-based movement; EXPRESSED IN: 17 plant structures; EXPRESSED DURING: 9 growth stages; CONTAINS InterPro DOMAIN/s: Kinesin, motor region, conserved site (InterPro:IPR019821), Kinesin, motor domain (InterPro:IPR001752); BEST Arabidopsis thaliana protein match is: P-loop containing nucleoside triphosphate hydrolases superfamily protein (TAIR:AT3G10180.1); Has 30201 Blast hits to 17322 proteins in 780 species: Archae - 12; Bacteria - 1396; Metazoa - 17338; Fungi - 3422; Plants - 5037; Viruses - 0; Other Eukaryotes - 2996 (source: NCBI BLink).) translates to MTGSETDPGIIRRSVRDVFERIHMISDREFLIRVSYMEIYNEEINDLLAVENQRLQIHEHLERGVFVAGLKEEIVSDAEQILKLIDSGEVNRHFGETNMNVHSSRSHTIFRMVIESRGKDNSSSDAIRVSVLNLVDLAGSERIAKTGAGGVRLQEGKYINKSLMILGNVINKLSDSTKLRAHIPYRDSKLTRILQPALGGNAKTCIICTIAPEEHHIEESKGTLQFASRAKRITNCAQVNEILTDAALLKRQKLEIEELRMKLQGSHAEVLEQEILNLSNQMLKYELECERLKTQLEEEKRKQKEQENCIKEQQMKIENLNNFVTNSDFKRNQSEDFIISRKTPDGLCNVNDTSDVPGTPCFKSASRSFVVARSNNYSGLSDFSPMVHSLGDVADEDTWMKLNKGFVADLDQIQFTPAVKCQPTPLSIATTECPRENHSEVEDLKSRIQLLTNENDSLQVKFNEQVLLSNNLMQEMSELKQETLTVKEIPNRLSESVANCKDVYKDVIVTMKSLITDKESPTANLLLGTTEITTSLLATLETQFSMIMDGQKTGSSIDHPLSDHWETLRVNLKNTTTLLLSDAQAKDEFLNSHNKGQETAALEEKKLKSELIIIKERYNELEKELCLDKQLLEASRESHEKLIKEVQFLKEERDSLDRKISQSTQRLRVIASDKENALKDLNVEVKRRKDMEEEIKHISIAFATRHKSFVSFHSEIKSKMQKLTTQNSKAP, encoded by the exons ATGACGGGCTCTGAAACTGATCCTGGAATTATTCGAAGATCTGTTCGAGATGTGTTTGAAAGAATACATATG atATCTGATCGTGAGTTTCTCATCCGGGTTTCGTACATGGAAATTTACAACGAAGAAATTAATGATCTTTTAGCTGTTGAGAACCAGAGACTGCAAATTCATGAGCATTTGGAG CGTGGAGTGTTTGTTGCTGGTCTTAAGGAAGAAATTGTTAGTGATGCTGAACAGATTCTAAAGCTTATAGATTCTGGAGAAG TTAATAGGCACTTTGGCGAGACAAACATGAATGTTCATAGTAGCAGGTCTCACACCATATTCAGAATG GTGATTGAGAGCAGGGGAAAAGATAATAGTTCTTCAGATGCTATTCGTGTCTCAGTCTTG AATTTGGTCGATTTAGCTGGATCTGAGCGAATTGCTAAAACTGGTGCTGGTGGTGTACGCTTGCAAGAAGGGAAGTACATTAATAAGAGCTTAATGATTCTTGGTAATGTCATCAATAAATTAAGTGACAGTACAAAGCTAAG gGCACATATTCCGTACCGAGATAGTAAGCTGACTCGAATTCTTCAGCCTGCACTTGGTGGTAATGCAAAGACCTGCATTATATGCACTATCGCACCAGAAGAG CATCATATTGAGGAATCAAAAGGAACTCTCCAATTTGCAAGCAGAGCAAAGCGCATCACCAACTGTGCTCAAGTGAATGAG ATCTTGACTGATGCCGCTTTATTGAAGCGCCAAAAGTTGGAGATAGAAGAGCTACGCATGAAGCTTCAG GGATCTCATGCGGAAGTGTTGGAACAAGAGATCTTAAATTTAAGCAATCAGATGCTGAAG TATGAGTTGGAATGTGAAAGGCTAAAAACACAactggaagaagagaaaaggaagCAGAAGGAGCAGGAAAATTGCATCAAGGAGCAACAGATGAAAATTGAGAACCTTAACAATTTTGTCACTAATTCTGACTTCAAGAGGAACCAGTCAGAG GACTTTATCATTTCAAGAAAGACTCCAGATGGGCTATGCAATGTCAATGACACTAGCGATGTTCCTGGAACCCCTTGCTTTAAATCAGCTTCCCGTTCCTTTGTGGTTGCTCGGTCAAATAATTATTCAGGACTATCTGATTTTAGTCCGATGGTTCATTCCCTGGGGGACGTGGCCGATGAAGATACTTGGATGAAACTAAACAAGGGTTTTGTTGCAGACCTTGATCAAATCCAATTTACACCTGCTGTTAAATGTCAACCCACTCCTTTAAGTATTGCAACCACG GAGTGCCCGCGTGAAAATCACTCAGAGGTGGAAGATCTCAAAAGTCGGATTCAGTTGCTGACCAATGAGAATGACAGTCTTCAG GTAAAATTTAATGAACAAGTACTCCTGAGCAACAATCTGATGCAAGAGATGTCTGAGCTCAAACAAGAAACGCTTACTGTGAAAGAAATTCCGAATAGGTTATCTGAGTCAGTTGCTAATTGCAAAGATGTCTACAAGGATGTCATAGTCACTATGAAG AGCTTAATCACTGACAAGGAATCTCCAACGGCAAACCTGCTCCTGGGTACAACTGAAATCACAACGAGCCTACTGGCAACTCTAGAAACACAATTCTCAATGATAATGGATGGTCAGAAAACGGGTAGTAGCATAGATCATCCTTTATCTGACCATTGGGAAACACTTCGTGTGAATCTGAAGAACACAACGACGTTGTTGCTGTCAGACGCACAAGCAAAAGATGAATTTTTGAACTCCCACAACAAG GGACAAGAAACAGCTGctttggaggagaagaaactgaaGTCTGagctcatcatcatcaaggaAAGATACAACGAGCTCGAGAAAGAGTTGTGTTTGGATAAACAGCTTCTAGAAGCTTCAAGAGAAAGTCATGAGAAGCTGATAAAAGAGGTACAGTTCCTgaaggaagaaagagattCTTTAGATAGAAAAATCTCTCAATCAACTCAGAGATTGAGAGTGATTGCAAGTGATAAAGAGAATGCTTTGAAAGATCTTAATGTGGAAGTGAAGAGGAGGAAAGATATGGAGGAAGAGATTAAGCACATCAGCATTGCTTTCGCTACCAGGCACAAATCTTTTGTGTCTTTTCACAGTGAAATCAAGTCCAAAATGCAGAAACTAACcactcaaaactcaaaagctcCTTAG
- a CDS encoding UBX domain-containing protein (UBX domain-containing protein; CONTAINS InterPro DOMAIN/s: UBX (InterPro:IPR001012); BEST Arabidopsis thaliana protein match is: structural constituent of ribosome (TAIR:AT4G14250.1); Has 281 Blast hits to 255 proteins in 106 species: Archae - 0; Bacteria - 0; Metazoa - 86; Fungi - 69; Plants - 102; Viruses - 0; Other Eukaryotes - 24 (source: NCBI BLink).), with protein MESNYQRTLVSAFLNISVDQTVETAIKCLKSTNWKLEDAINLLFAIDRMRNNQTLTLKPSDSTRLPSLSPPPPLNLLFNGSFEDAKLASSSKDLWLLVHIQSETEFPCNTFNRDLWSNEDVSQALEFRGEIKAKGFLKDLKKYIDASPHEHIASTARNMRVKAEKICHSDQQDMGNLSSDSVVVSSCGREFDDVVTLSEDEEETCLSSDLFEFPVLTKEPKGDCDRSVVCSISVRFPNGRRKQRKFLKSEPVQLLWSFCYSHMDESDNKAFKLVQAIPGASKTLDYGAEASFDQYGIANSIISVTWE; from the exons ATGGAGAGTAACTATCAGAGAACACTGGTCTCAGCTTTCCTCAATATCTCTGTAGATCAAACTGTGGAAACCGCTATAAAGTGTCTAAAGTCTACAAATTGGAAGCTTGAAGATGCCATCAATCTCTTATTTGCCATCGACAGAATGAGAAATAATCAAACTTTGACACTAAAACCTTCCGACTCTACTAGATTGCCTTCCTtgtctcctcctcctcctctaaATCTGCTTTTTAATGGTTCGTTCGAAGACGCGAAACTAGCTTCTTCTAGCAAAGATCTATGGTTGCTTGTTCATATCCAATCCGAAACTGAGTTTCCTTGTAATACATTTAACCGAGATTTATGGTCAAACGAAGACGTTTCTCAAGCCCTTGAGTTTAG GGGCGAGATTAAAGCTAAGGGTTTTCTTAAGGATTTGAAGAAGTATATTGATGCTAGTCCTCACGAACATATTGCTTCTACGGCAAGGAACATGCGCGTAAAAGCAGAAAAGATTTGCCACTCTGATCAACAAGACATG GGGAATTTGTCATCAGATAGCGTCGTGGTTTCTTCTTGCGGGCGAGAATTTGATGATGTAGTGACTTTATCCGAAGATGAGGAGGAAACTTGTTTGTCAAGCGACCTGTTTGAGTTCCCAGTTTTGACAAAAGAGCCTAAAGGAGACTGTGATCGAAGCGTTGTCTGTAGTATCAGCGTTCGATTTCCAAATGGGagaagaaagcagagaaagTTTCTCAAGAGTGAACCGGTTCAGCTTCTCTGGTCTTTCTGTTATTCTCACATGGATGAATCAGATAACAAGGCGTTCAAGCTAGTGCAGGCGATTCCTGGTGCTTCCAAGACTCTGGATTATGGAGCTGAAGCCTCGTTTGATCAATATGGGATCGCTAATTCGATCATCTCGGTTACTTGGGAGTGA
- the ZCF61 gene encoding E3 Ubiquitin ligase family protein — MIHLAGFTCCLGGVALYLLTRSTGRDIKSITRVYQLKDLEQLVEVESKVVPLIIAVSGDVGSETPIKCEHSYVLGVFLKRTAEQQVLRRNWRFSWVRNSTLMQPMTKEVPWYLDDGTGRVNVDVSQGELGLALTVGSDVFEKAEPVSLVQGALGYLKGFKILGVRHVERVVPIGTPLTVVGEAVRDGMGNVRIQKPEQGPFYVTYIPLDQLISKLGDLSRRFKYASMGLTVLGVILISKPVIEYILKRIEDTLERRRRQFALKRVVDAAARRAKPVTGGGTSRDGDTPDLCVVCLDQKYNTAFVE; from the exons atgatacaTTTGGCTGGATTTACATGTTGCTTAGGCGGCGTCGCTCTTTATCTTCTTACCAGGAGCACAGGCAG AGATATCAAATCAATCACTAGGGTTTACCAACTCAAGGATTTGG AACAATTAGTAGAAGTAGAGAGCAAGGTGGTACCTTTGATCATCGCAGTATCAGGAGATGTTGGCTCTGAGACTCCTATTAAGTGTGAGCATAGTTATGTTCTCGGTGTATTTCTCAAGAGAACG GCAGAACAACAGGTTTTGAGACGTAATTGGAGATTTTCATGGGTTCGAAATAGTACATTGATGCAGCCGATGACTAAGGAAGTCCCCTGGTATCTG GACGACGGGACAGGTCGTGTGAATGTAGATGTATCTCAAGGTGAATTAGGCTTGGCGTTGACGGTTGGTAGTGATGTATTTGAAAAGGCAGAGCCGGTATCGCTTGTTCAAGGAGCGTTGGGTTATCTTAAAGGCTTTAag ATACTTGGAGTAAGACACGTTGAGCGTGTTGTCCCAATTGGTACACCGCTTACAGTTGTTGGTGAG GCTGTTAGGGATGGCATGGGGAATGTCAGGATTCAAAAACCTGAGCAAGGACCTTTCTACGTCACTTATATACCGCTAGATCAGCTCATCTCTAAATTGGGAGATTTGTCAAg GAGGTTCAAGTATGCCTCCATGGGTTTAACTGTTCTTGGTGTGATTCTTATTTCAAAGCCTGTGATTGAATATATTCTAAAGAGAATTGAAGATACTCTAGAAAGAAGGCGGCGACAATTCGCACTGAAAAG AGTTGTTGATGCAGCTGCTAGGAGAGCCAAACCAGTAACTGGAG GTGGTACAAGCAGAGATGGTGATACACCTGATCTCTGTGTGGTTTGCCTTGACCAGAAGTATAACACCGCTTTTGTTGAGTAA
- the ZCF61 gene encoding E3 Ubiquitin ligase family protein codes for MIHLAGFTCCLGGVALYLLTRSTGRDIKSITRVYQLKDLEQLVEVESKVVPLIIAVSGDVGSETPIKCEHSYVLGVFLKRTAEQQVLRRNWRFSWVRNSTLMQPMTKEVPWYLDDGTGRVNVDVSQGELGLALTVGSDVFEKAEPVSLVQGALGYLKGFKILGVRHVERVVPIGTPLTVVGEAVRDGMGNVRIQKPEQGPFYVTYIPLDQLISKLGDLSRRFKYASMGLTVLGVILISKPVIEYILKRIEDTLERRRRQFALKRVVDAAARRAKPVTGGSNSIYPLEFVLCSSNM; via the exons atgatacaTTTGGCTGGATTTACATGTTGCTTAGGCGGCGTCGCTCTTTATCTTCTTACCAGGAGCACAGGCAG AGATATCAAATCAATCACTAGGGTTTACCAACTCAAGGATTTGG AACAATTAGTAGAAGTAGAGAGCAAGGTGGTACCTTTGATCATCGCAGTATCAGGAGATGTTGGCTCTGAGACTCCTATTAAGTGTGAGCATAGTTATGTTCTCGGTGTATTTCTCAAGAGAACG GCAGAACAACAGGTTTTGAGACGTAATTGGAGATTTTCATGGGTTCGAAATAGTACATTGATGCAGCCGATGACTAAGGAAGTCCCCTGGTATCTG GACGACGGGACAGGTCGTGTGAATGTAGATGTATCTCAAGGTGAATTAGGCTTGGCGTTGACGGTTGGTAGTGATGTATTTGAAAAGGCAGAGCCGGTATCGCTTGTTCAAGGAGCGTTGGGTTATCTTAAAGGCTTTAag ATACTTGGAGTAAGACACGTTGAGCGTGTTGTCCCAATTGGTACACCGCTTACAGTTGTTGGTGAG GCTGTTAGGGATGGCATGGGGAATGTCAGGATTCAAAAACCTGAGCAAGGACCTTTCTACGTCACTTATATACCGCTAGATCAGCTCATCTCTAAATTGGGAGATTTGTCAAg GAGGTTCAAGTATGCCTCCATGGGTTTAACTGTTCTTGGTGTGATTCTTATTTCAAAGCCTGTGATTGAATATATTCTAAAGAGAATTGAAGATACTCTAGAAAGAAGGCGGCGACAATTCGCACTGAAAAG AGTTGTTGATGCAGCTGCTAGGAGAGCCAAACCAGTAACTGGAGGTAGTAATAGTATCTATCCATTAGAGTTTGTACTTTGTAGTAGTAACATGTGA
- the ZCF61 gene encoding E3 Ubiquitin ligase family protein (ZCF61; FUNCTIONS IN: zinc ion binding; EXPRESSED IN: 23 plant structures; EXPRESSED DURING: 13 growth stages; CONTAINS InterPro DOMAIN/s: Zinc finger, RING-type (InterPro:IPR001841), E3 Ubiquitin ligase (InterPro:IPR022170); BEST Arabidopsis thaliana protein match is: E3 Ubiquitin ligase family protein (TAIR:AT1G63900.2); Has 2916 Blast hits to 2819 proteins in 249 species: Archae - 0; Bacteria - 10; Metazoa - 1665; Fungi - 49; Plants - 608; Viruses - 179; Other Eukaryotes - 405 (source: NCBI BLink).), with protein sequence MIHLAGFTCCLGGVALYLLTRSTGRDIKSITRVYQLKDLEQLVEVESKVVPLIIAVSGDVGSETPIKCEHSYVLGVFLKRTAEQQVLRRNWRFSWVRNSTLMQPMTKEVPWYLDDGTGRVNVDVSQGELGLALTVGSDVFEKAEPVSLVQGALGYLKGFKILGVRHVERVVPIGTPLTVVGEAVRDGMGNVRIQKPEQGPFYVTYIPLDQLISKLGDLSRRFKYASMGLTVLGVILISKPVIEYILKRIEDTLERRRRQFALKRVVDAAARRAKPVTGGGTSRDGDTPDLCVVCLDQKYNTAFVECGHMCCCTPCSLQLRTCPLCRERIQQVLKIYRH encoded by the exons atgatacaTTTGGCTGGATTTACATGTTGCTTAGGCGGCGTCGCTCTTTATCTTCTTACCAGGAGCACAGGCAG AGATATCAAATCAATCACTAGGGTTTACCAACTCAAGGATTTGG AACAATTAGTAGAAGTAGAGAGCAAGGTGGTACCTTTGATCATCGCAGTATCAGGAGATGTTGGCTCTGAGACTCCTATTAAGTGTGAGCATAGTTATGTTCTCGGTGTATTTCTCAAGAGAACG GCAGAACAACAGGTTTTGAGACGTAATTGGAGATTTTCATGGGTTCGAAATAGTACATTGATGCAGCCGATGACTAAGGAAGTCCCCTGGTATCTG GACGACGGGACAGGTCGTGTGAATGTAGATGTATCTCAAGGTGAATTAGGCTTGGCGTTGACGGTTGGTAGTGATGTATTTGAAAAGGCAGAGCCGGTATCGCTTGTTCAAGGAGCGTTGGGTTATCTTAAAGGCTTTAag ATACTTGGAGTAAGACACGTTGAGCGTGTTGTCCCAATTGGTACACCGCTTACAGTTGTTGGTGAG GCTGTTAGGGATGGCATGGGGAATGTCAGGATTCAAAAACCTGAGCAAGGACCTTTCTACGTCACTTATATACCGCTAGATCAGCTCATCTCTAAATTGGGAGATTTGTCAAg GAGGTTCAAGTATGCCTCCATGGGTTTAACTGTTCTTGGTGTGATTCTTATTTCAAAGCCTGTGATTGAATATATTCTAAAGAGAATTGAAGATACTCTAGAAAGAAGGCGGCGACAATTCGCACTGAAAAG AGTTGTTGATGCAGCTGCTAGGAGAGCCAAACCAGTAACTGGAG GTGGTACAAGCAGAGATGGTGATACACCTGATCTCTGTGTGGTTTGCCTTGACCAGAAGTATAACACCGCTTTTGTTGA GTGTGGTCATATGTGCTGCTGCACACCATGCTCCTTGCAACTAAGGACCTGTCCTCTTTGCCGGGAACGAATACAacaagttttgaaaatttaccGCCATTGA
- the ZCF61 gene encoding E3 Ubiquitin ligase family protein, with protein sequence MIHLAGFTCCLGGVALYLLTRSTGRDIKSITRVYQLKDLEQLVEVESKVVPLIIAVSGDVGSETPIKCEHSYVLGVFLKRTAEQQVLRRNWRFSWVRNSTLMQPMTKEVPWYLDDGTGRVNVDVSQGELGLALTVGSDVFEKAEPVSLVQGALGYLKGFKILGVRHVERVVPIGTPLTVVGEAVRDGMGNVRIQKPEQGPFYVTYIPLDQLISKLGDLSRRFKYASMGLTVLGVILISKPVIEYILKRIEDTLERRRRQFALKRYDAP encoded by the exons atgatacaTTTGGCTGGATTTACATGTTGCTTAGGCGGCGTCGCTCTTTATCTTCTTACCAGGAGCACAGGCAG AGATATCAAATCAATCACTAGGGTTTACCAACTCAAGGATTTGG AACAATTAGTAGAAGTAGAGAGCAAGGTGGTACCTTTGATCATCGCAGTATCAGGAGATGTTGGCTCTGAGACTCCTATTAAGTGTGAGCATAGTTATGTTCTCGGTGTATTTCTCAAGAGAACG GCAGAACAACAGGTTTTGAGACGTAATTGGAGATTTTCATGGGTTCGAAATAGTACATTGATGCAGCCGATGACTAAGGAAGTCCCCTGGTATCTG GACGACGGGACAGGTCGTGTGAATGTAGATGTATCTCAAGGTGAATTAGGCTTGGCGTTGACGGTTGGTAGTGATGTATTTGAAAAGGCAGAGCCGGTATCGCTTGTTCAAGGAGCGTTGGGTTATCTTAAAGGCTTTAag ATACTTGGAGTAAGACACGTTGAGCGTGTTGTCCCAATTGGTACACCGCTTACAGTTGTTGGTGAG GCTGTTAGGGATGGCATGGGGAATGTCAGGATTCAAAAACCTGAGCAAGGACCTTTCTACGTCACTTATATACCGCTAGATCAGCTCATCTCTAAATTGGGAGATTTGTCAAg GAGGTTCAAGTATGCCTCCATGGGTTTAACTGTTCTTGGTGTGATTCTTATTTCAAAGCCTGTGATTGAATATATTCTAAAGAGAATTGAAGATACTCTAGAAAGAAGGCGGCGACAATTCGCACTGAAAAGGTATGACGCACCCTAA